Proteins found in one Streptococcus anginosus subsp. whileyi MAS624 genomic segment:
- a CDS encoding MarR family winged helix-turn-helix transcriptional regulator produces the protein MVAIHHLLYQLHLTDQAITQLFEKKLEISLTRYEILTFLLDNAPCSQVAVQEVLKIDPAALTRHFKILEERGYVQRSRNPKNQREVLVNVTNVAKEQLLHEPPTYHVNVKKQMEKVLSDDEQRTLSTLLEKLVSGLDQITVEKH, from the coding sequence ATGGTTGCCATTCATCACCTGCTATATCAATTGCATTTAACCGATCAAGCCATCACGCAACTCTTTGAGAAAAAATTAGAAATCAGCTTAACACGGTACGAGATACTGACCTTTTTATTAGACAATGCTCCATGCAGTCAAGTTGCTGTGCAAGAGGTCTTAAAAATCGATCCTGCAGCCTTAACTCGGCATTTCAAAATTTTAGAAGAGCGCGGTTATGTTCAACGGAGCCGCAATCCCAAAAATCAACGAGAGGTTCTAGTGAATGTCACGAATGTTGCAAAAGAGCAGCTTTTGCATGAGCCACCGACCTATCATGTAAATGTCAAAAAGCAAATGGAAAAAGTTCTCTCGGATGATGAGCAAAGGACGCTGAGCACTTTATTAGAAAAACTTGTATCTGGCTTAGATCAGATTACCGTAGAAAAACATTAG
- a CDS encoding HAD-IA family hydrolase, whose translation MTRAFIWDLDGTLLDSYDAILAGIEETYTHYGLDFDREVIRAYILQHSVQKLLEKVATEKGLDAEEMNRFRGQSLQEKNAHIQLMDGAKAILTWAQEADIQQFVYTHKGKNAYQILADLEILDYFTEIVTTANGFARKPDPEGVNYLVEKYQLDKASTYYIGDRTLDVDVAFNSGIQSINFCDDRPNINHKINYLLEIKQIIR comes from the coding sequence ATGACAAGAGCTTTTATTTGGGATTTGGACGGAACATTATTGGATTCCTATGATGCAATTTTGGCGGGGATTGAAGAAACCTATACTCATTATGGATTAGACTTTGACCGAGAGGTCATTCGTGCTTATATTTTGCAGCATTCTGTTCAGAAATTGCTGGAGAAAGTCGCAACAGAAAAAGGTTTAGATGCTGAAGAGATGAACCGTTTTCGAGGTCAAAGTTTGCAAGAGAAAAATGCTCACATTCAGCTCATGGATGGTGCTAAGGCTATTCTTACTTGGGCGCAGGAAGCAGATATTCAGCAGTTTGTCTATACCCACAAGGGGAAAAATGCTTACCAAATTTTGGCGGATTTAGAGATTTTGGATTATTTTACAGAAATCGTGACTACTGCTAATGGATTTGCAAGAAAGCCCGACCCAGAAGGTGTGAATTATCTTGTAGAGAAATACCAGCTGGATAAGGCAAGCACTTACTATATCGGTGACCGGACGTTGGATGTAGATGTTGCCTTTAACAGCGGTATTCAATCAATCAATTTCTGCGATGATCGACCAAACATTAATCACAAAATCAACTATTTACTAGAGATTAAACAGATAATCCGTTAA
- a CDS encoding MATE family efflux transporter: MTTYKKILNIALPAMVENFLQMLMGMVDSYLVASLGLVAISGVSVAGNVITIYQAIFIALGAAVSSLISKSLGEGDRDNLAYHTSEAIKLTLILSVFLGLFSLVFGRQILAWLGTEPAVANAGGLYLALIGGTILLLGLMTTLGSLIRATSNPRMPMYISFLSNLLNVLFSSLAIFIFHMGIVGVALGTILARLVGILILWKELSLPLAPWSWRLDWELLRLSLPAAGERLMMRAGDVVIIAIIVKFGTDAVAGNAIGEVLTQFNYMPGFGVATATVMLVAHAVGQADFQTVRKLTKQTYWLSLGLMLAVALLIFALGQPLTRLYTKDSGAVTASLSVILFSLLCVPMTAGTVIYTAVWQGLGNAKLPFYATTVGMWLIRIVAGYFLGVTLGLGLPGVWTATLLDNAFRWIFLQIIYQRKMRSQT, encoded by the coding sequence ATGACCACTTATAAAAAGATTTTAAATATTGCCCTACCAGCCATGGTCGAAAACTTTTTGCAGATGCTAATGGGAATGGTGGACTCGTATTTGGTAGCGAGTCTCGGTCTCGTGGCTATTTCAGGAGTTTCGGTTGCTGGTAATGTTATTACGATTTACCAAGCCATTTTTATTGCGCTGGGAGCAGCAGTATCCAGTCTCATTTCCAAGAGTTTGGGAGAAGGAGATCGAGACAATCTGGCTTATCACACTAGCGAAGCCATTAAATTAACTCTGATTTTGAGCGTCTTTCTAGGACTTTTCTCGCTTGTTTTTGGACGCCAGATATTAGCTTGGCTGGGAACGGAGCCTGCAGTTGCCAATGCAGGTGGTCTTTATTTAGCTTTAATCGGGGGAACGATTCTCCTTTTGGGTCTGATGACTACGCTAGGCTCCTTGATTCGAGCAACTAGCAACCCTCGCATGCCTATGTATATCAGTTTTTTAAGCAATCTGCTCAATGTCCTTTTTTCCAGTCTTGCGATTTTTATTTTCCACATGGGAATTGTTGGAGTGGCGCTGGGCACCATTTTAGCCCGTCTGGTGGGTATATTGATTTTATGGAAAGAATTGTCCCTGCCTCTGGCGCCTTGGAGTTGGAGGCTGGACTGGGAACTGCTACGTTTATCTCTGCCAGCTGCTGGAGAACGGCTGATGATGCGGGCTGGGGACGTGGTGATTATTGCTATTATCGTTAAGTTCGGGACAGATGCTGTTGCGGGAAATGCAATTGGAGAGGTTCTGACCCAGTTTAACTACATGCCGGGCTTTGGAGTCGCTACTGCAACAGTTATGTTAGTGGCTCATGCGGTGGGGCAGGCAGATTTTCAAACAGTTAGAAAGCTGACGAAGCAGACCTACTGGCTATCTCTTGGACTCATGCTAGCGGTGGCTCTGCTTATTTTTGCACTTGGACAGCCACTAACACGTCTTTATACAAAGGATAGCGGCGCTGTAACAGCTAGCTTGTCGGTCATTCTTTTTTCACTTTTGTGTGTGCCTATGACAGCAGGAACAGTCATCTACACGGCTGTTTGGCAAGGATTGGGAAATGCGAAGTTACCTTTTTATGCCACGACGGTTGGTATGTGGCTGATTCGCATCGTGGCGGGCTATTTTCTGGGGGTAACTCTGGGATTGGGCTTGCCCGGAGTTTGGACTGCTACCCTTTTGGACAATGCCTTTCGCTGGATTTTTTTACAAATCATCTATCAACGGAAAATGAGGAGTCAAACATGA
- the thrC gene encoding threonine synthase, translated as MTLVYQSTRDANNTVTASQAILQGLATDGGLFTPISYPQLELDFTKLKDASYQEVAKLILSAFLDDFTDQELDDCINNAYDSKFDTLEIAPLVKLNGQYNLELFHGATIAFKDMALSILPHLMTTAAKKHGLKNKIVILTATSGDTGKAAMAGFADVPGTEIIVFYPKDGVSKVQELQMITQTGDNTHVVAIEGNFDDAQTNVKSMFNDAALRERLATHQLQFSSANSMNIGRLVPQIVYYVYAYAQLVKTGQIQAGEAVNFAVPTGNFGNILAAYYAKQIGLPVGKLICASNENNVLTDFFKTQVYDKKRSFKVTSSPSMDILVSSNLERLIFHLLGNSAEKTADLMKSLNQHGQYELTDFDPAILELFAAEYATEVETAAEIKRVYEASDYIEDPHTAVASAVYQKYRTATGDETTTVIASTASPYKFPVVAVEAVMGQSGLSDFEALTKLHEISGVAVPSAVANLETAQVRHKTTVAADQMQAAVESYLGL; from the coding sequence ATGACTTTAGTTTATCAATCAACGCGTGACGCAAACAATACGGTGACAGCCAGTCAGGCTATTTTGCAGGGGTTAGCAACGGACGGTGGTCTCTTTACGCCAATTTCTTATCCGCAACTAGAGCTGGATTTTACTAAACTCAAAGATGCTTCCTATCAGGAAGTTGCAAAATTGATTTTATCTGCTTTTTTAGATGACTTTACAGATCAAGAGCTGGATGACTGCATTAACAATGCCTATGACAGCAAATTTGACACACTAGAGATAGCTCCCTTGGTGAAACTGAACGGGCAATACAATTTGGAACTTTTCCATGGTGCTACGATTGCTTTCAAGGATATGGCCTTGTCTATCCTCCCACATTTGATGACGACAGCAGCGAAAAAGCATGGTTTGAAAAATAAAATTGTCATTTTGACGGCGACTTCTGGTGATACCGGAAAAGCAGCTATGGCAGGCTTTGCCGATGTGCCAGGAACGGAAATCATCGTCTTTTACCCTAAAGACGGTGTCAGCAAGGTTCAGGAGCTGCAAATGATTACTCAGACGGGGGATAATACTCATGTGGTGGCTATTGAGGGCAATTTTGATGACGCCCAGACCAATGTCAAAAGCATGTTTAATGATGCGGCTCTTCGGGAGCGTTTAGCTACACATCAGTTGCAATTTTCTTCTGCTAACTCCATGAATATCGGGCGTTTGGTGCCACAGATTGTTTACTATGTTTATGCCTATGCACAATTGGTTAAAACCGGTCAGATTCAGGCAGGCGAAGCAGTTAATTTTGCTGTTCCAACTGGAAACTTCGGCAATATCTTAGCAGCCTATTATGCTAAACAAATCGGTCTTCCGGTGGGCAAGTTGATTTGTGCTTCCAATGAAAACAATGTTTTGACCGATTTCTTTAAGACGCAAGTCTATGATAAAAAGCGTAGCTTTAAGGTAACGTCTAGTCCGTCTATGGATATTTTAGTTTCTTCAAACTTAGAGCGTTTAATTTTCCACCTGTTAGGAAATAGTGCAGAAAAGACAGCGGATTTGATGAAGTCTCTCAATCAGCATGGTCAGTATGAGTTGACTGATTTTGATCCAGCTATTTTAGAACTCTTTGCGGCAGAATATGCCACCGAAGTTGAGACAGCAGCTGAAATCAAACGAGTTTATGAGGCGTCTGATTACATTGAAGATCCGCACACAGCGGTCGCTTCAGCTGTTTATCAAAAATACCGGACAGCTACGGGTGATGAGACTACAACTGTTATTGCTTCAACCGCCAGTCCTTACAAATTCCCAGTTGTGGCAGTCGAAGCTGTAATGGGACAAAGTGGTCTTAGTGACTTTGAAGCCTTAACAAAACTCCACGAGATTTCAGGAGTTGCAGTGCCTTCTGCAGTTGCTAACCTAGAAACCGCACAAGTCCGCCATAAAACGACTGTCGCTGCTGACCAAATGCAGGCAGCAGTAGAAAGCTATTTAGGACTTTAA
- a CDS encoding V-type ATP synthase subunit D encodes MARLNVKPTRMELNNLKERLKTATRGHKLLKDKRDELMRRFIEAVRENNRLRQKVETALVGHMQDFVLAKTLESDLMVEEIFAVPMREVNLHIEQENIMSVQVPKMHAHIDNPYGDDEGDVVYSYVASNSQMDETIEDMGNLLPDLLHLAEIEKSCQLMADEIEKTRRRVNGLEYATIPDLTETIHYIEMKLEEAERASLVRVMKVK; translated from the coding sequence ATGGCTCGTTTAAATGTCAAACCAACCCGAATGGAGCTGAACAACCTGAAAGAGCGCCTGAAAACAGCTACTCGCGGTCATAAACTTCTCAAGGATAAGCGAGATGAACTGATGCGTCGTTTCATTGAAGCTGTTCGCGAAAACAACCGCCTTCGCCAAAAAGTTGAAACAGCTCTGGTTGGTCACATGCAGGATTTTGTATTGGCGAAAACCTTGGAAAGTGACCTCATGGTAGAAGAGATTTTTGCTGTCCCTATGCGAGAAGTCAACCTCCATATCGAACAGGAGAATATCATGAGTGTGCAGGTGCCAAAAATGCATGCTCATATTGATAATCCTTATGGTGATGATGAGGGAGATGTGGTTTATAGCTATGTGGCTTCTAACAGCCAGATGGATGAGACGATTGAGGATATGGGCAACTTATTGCCCGACCTCCTGCACTTAGCAGAGATTGAAAAGAGCTGCCAGCTGATGGCAGATGAGATTGAAAAGACCCGCCGTCGGGTCAATGGCTTAGAGTATGCAACCATTCCAGATCTCACAGAAACCATTCATTATATCGAAATGAAGCTAGAAGAAGCCGAGCGCGCTAGTCTAGTGAGAGTAATGAAGGTGAAATAA
- a CDS encoding V-type ATP synthase subunit B — protein MNVIKEYRTVSEVVGPLMIVEQVEGVHFNELVEIQLHDGTKRQGQVLEVQEDKAMVQLFEGSSGINLEKAKVRFTGRPLELPVSEDMVGRIFNGMGKPIDGGPDILPEKYLDIDGQAINPVARDYPDEFIQTGISAIDHLNTLVRGQKLPVFSGAGLPHKELAAQIARQATVLNSEENFAVVFAAMGITFEEAEFFMNDLRETGAIDRSILFINLANDPAIERIATPRIALTAAEYLAYEKDMHVLVIMTDMTNYCEALREVSAARREVPGRRGYPGYLYTNLSTLYERAGRLVGKKGSVTQIPILTMPEDDITHPIPDLTGYITEGQIILSRDLYNSGYRPPINVLPSLSRLKDKGSGEGKTRGDHAATMNQLFAAYAQGKQAKELAVVLGESALSDTDKLYVQFTERFEKEYINQGFYTNRTIEESLDLGWELLSILPRTELKRIKDDMIDQYLPESKQQA, from the coding sequence ATGAACGTGATTAAAGAATACCGTACTGTTAGTGAAGTTGTTGGTCCTTTGATGATTGTAGAGCAAGTAGAAGGCGTGCATTTTAATGAGCTGGTGGAAATCCAGCTCCATGACGGAACCAAGCGTCAGGGGCAGGTTTTGGAAGTGCAAGAAGACAAGGCGATGGTGCAGCTGTTTGAGGGTTCCAGCGGTATCAATCTAGAAAAAGCCAAGGTGCGTTTCACCGGCAGACCGCTTGAATTGCCAGTGTCAGAAGATATGGTAGGACGAATTTTCAACGGTATGGGCAAGCCTATTGACGGTGGACCAGATATTTTGCCGGAAAAATACTTGGATATTGACGGTCAAGCCATCAATCCAGTCGCGCGAGATTATCCCGATGAGTTTATCCAGACTGGAATTTCAGCCATTGATCACCTCAATACCTTAGTTCGAGGACAAAAATTGCCAGTTTTCTCTGGGGCGGGTCTACCCCATAAGGAATTGGCTGCCCAGATTGCTCGTCAAGCTACGGTGCTCAATTCAGAAGAAAATTTTGCAGTAGTCTTTGCGGCTATGGGGATTACCTTTGAAGAAGCCGAGTTTTTCATGAATGACTTGCGAGAAACGGGAGCTATTGACCGCTCTATCCTCTTTATCAATCTAGCCAATGATCCTGCTATTGAGCGGATTGCGACACCGCGGATTGCTCTGACTGCTGCTGAATATTTGGCTTATGAAAAAGACATGCATGTTCTCGTCATCATGACAGATATGACCAACTACTGCGAGGCCTTGCGCGAAGTATCCGCAGCTCGTCGAGAAGTGCCGGGACGTCGAGGTTATCCGGGCTATCTCTATACCAATCTTTCCACCCTTTATGAACGGGCGGGGCGCTTGGTGGGGAAGAAAGGCTCGGTGACGCAGATTCCTATTCTCACCATGCCTGAGGATGACATCACTCATCCCATTCCTGATTTGACGGGTTACATCACCGAAGGTCAGATTATCCTGTCGCGTGACCTTTACAACAGCGGTTATCGTCCGCCGATTAACGTATTGCCGTCTCTTTCGCGCCTCAAAGACAAGGGTTCTGGCGAAGGAAAGACTCGGGGAGACCATGCAGCAACCATGAATCAGCTCTTTGCGGCTTATGCACAAGGCAAACAAGCCAAAGAATTAGCGGTTGTACTGGGAGAATCCGCACTATCTGACACCGACAAGCTCTATGTTCAATTTACCGAGCGATTTGAAAAAGAGTACATCAATCAAGGTTTTTATACCAATCGGACGATTGAAGAAAGTTTGGATTTAGGCTGGGAATTGTTGTCTATCTTGCCACGGACAGAACTTAAACGAATCAAGGACGACATGATTGATCAATATTTGCCAGAAAGCAAGCAGCAAGCCTAG
- a CDS encoding V-type ATP synthase subunit A, with protein sequence MSQGKIIKVSGPLVVASGMQEANIQDICRVGNLGLIGEIIEMRRDEASIQVYEETSGLGPGEPVETTGSPLSVELGPGLISQMFDGIQRPLARFQTVTQSDFLVRGVQLPHLNRETKWDFVPCLEIGTEVTAGDILGTVQETTLVAHRILVPIGVSGRVTKIEAGSYTVDQPAYEIEQADGSVFVGSLMQKWPVRRGRPFDQKLIPEEPLVTGQRVIDTFFPVTKGGAAAVPGPFGAGKTVVQHQVAKFANVDIVIYVGCGERGNEMTDVLNEFPELIDPTTGQSIMQRTVLIANTSNMPVAAREASIYTGITIAEYFRDMGYSVAIMADSTSRWAEALREMSGRLEEMPGDEGYPAYLGSRIAEYYERAGRVKTLGSDEREGSITAIGAVSPPGGDISEPVTQNTLRIVKVFWGLDAQLAQRRHFPAINWLSSYSLYLDEVGQYINQHEQLAWSEKVTKAMNILQKESELQEIVRLVGLDSLSEKDRLTMNTAKMIREDYLQQNAFDEVDTYASFKKQVALLTNILTFDEEANRALNLGAYFTEVMNGTVELRDRIARSKFIPEEQLDAICNLDVAIRENLHEILAQGGADNERD encoded by the coding sequence GTGAGTCAAGGAAAGATTATAAAAGTTTCAGGTCCTTTGGTGGTCGCCTCTGGGATGCAGGAAGCGAATATTCAGGATATTTGTCGTGTGGGCAATTTGGGCTTGATTGGGGAAATCATTGAGATGCGTCGAGATGAGGCCTCCATTCAAGTATATGAAGAAACCTCTGGGCTTGGACCAGGAGAGCCGGTGGAAACGACGGGGAGTCCGTTGTCGGTTGAATTGGGACCGGGGTTGATTTCGCAAATGTTTGACGGAATTCAGCGACCTTTGGCGCGCTTTCAAACGGTGACGCAGAGTGATTTCCTGGTGCGCGGAGTGCAGTTGCCTCATCTGAATCGAGAGACCAAGTGGGACTTTGTGCCTTGTCTGGAGATTGGAACAGAGGTGACCGCTGGAGATATTCTGGGAACGGTTCAAGAAACCACATTAGTAGCTCACCGCATTCTAGTGCCGATTGGTGTCAGCGGTCGTGTGACTAAGATAGAAGCGGGGAGCTATACTGTCGATCAGCCTGCCTATGAGATTGAACAGGCAGACGGCTCCGTCTTTGTCGGCAGTCTTATGCAGAAGTGGCCGGTTCGCCGAGGTCGTCCATTTGATCAAAAGCTGATTCCAGAGGAGCCTTTGGTGACGGGTCAACGAGTGATTGACACCTTTTTCCCTGTGACCAAGGGCGGGGCGGCTGCTGTTCCAGGTCCTTTTGGAGCAGGCAAGACCGTTGTGCAGCACCAGGTCGCTAAATTTGCCAATGTGGATATCGTGATTTACGTGGGCTGTGGCGAGCGAGGCAATGAAATGACCGATGTGCTCAATGAATTTCCCGAGCTAATTGATCCAACGACTGGTCAGTCTATCATGCAGCGAACTGTTCTGATTGCCAACACGTCCAATATGCCAGTTGCGGCGCGTGAGGCTTCTATCTATACAGGAATTACGATTGCTGAATATTTCCGAGATATGGGCTATTCTGTCGCTATCATGGCGGATTCGACTTCGCGTTGGGCAGAAGCTCTGCGGGAAATGTCAGGGCGTTTGGAAGAAATGCCAGGTGACGAAGGTTATCCAGCCTATCTGGGCAGCCGAATTGCTGAATATTACGAACGAGCTGGTCGGGTTAAAACCTTAGGGAGTGACGAGCGTGAGGGAAGCATTACCGCAATCGGTGCCGTTTCCCCTCCGGGTGGAGATATCTCGGAGCCAGTCACGCAAAATACCCTGCGGATTGTCAAAGTTTTCTGGGGCTTAGACGCTCAGTTAGCACAACGTCGCCATTTCCCTGCGATTAACTGGCTTAGCTCTTACTCGCTTTATCTAGATGAGGTGGGCCAATATATCAATCAGCATGAGCAGTTGGCTTGGTCGGAAAAAGTGACCAAGGCGATGAACATTCTCCAAAAAGAGAGTGAGCTACAGGAAATCGTGCGGCTGGTTGGTCTGGACTCTCTGTCTGAAAAGGATCGTCTCACCATGAATACAGCTAAAATGATTCGTGAGGATTACCTGCAACAAAATGCTTTTGATGAGGTTGACACCTACGCTTCCTTTAAAAAACAAGTAGCTCTGCTCACTAATATTTTAACATTTGATGAGGAAGCCAATCGTGCCTTGAATTTAGGTGCTTACTTTACTGAAGTCATGAATGGTACTGTAGAGCTACGCGATCGGATTGCCCGCTCTAAATTTATCCCAGAAGAGCAGCTGGATGCAATTTGTAATTTGGATGTTGCTATTCGAGAAAACTTGCATGAGATTCTTGCACAAGGAGGAGCAGACAATGAACGTGATTAA
- a CDS encoding GNAT family N-acetyltransferase translates to MKINELGQPIGDALPHFKPGELPNLERIEGRYAVIERLSKDKHGADLYEVYGSDSPADMWTYLFQNPVQSQDEWSALLDQMLAAPDRFYYAIVDKESGKALGTFALMRIDRGNRVIEVGSVTYSPKLKRTRLATEAQHLLARYVFEELEYRRYEWKCDALNQPSRRAAERLGFTYEGTFRQAVVYKGRNRDTDWLAMIDRDWPAVKTRLEKWLSPDNFDENGQQIKALSDF, encoded by the coding sequence ATGAAAATAAATGAATTAGGCCAGCCCATCGGGGATGCTCTGCCGCATTTTAAGCCGGGGGAATTGCCCAACCTGGAGCGTATAGAAGGGCGGTATGCTGTTATTGAGCGTCTGTCCAAGGACAAGCATGGAGCGGATTTATATGAAGTGTATGGTTCGGATTCTCCTGCTGACATGTGGACTTATCTCTTTCAAAATCCTGTTCAAAGTCAGGATGAGTGGTCGGCCTTGCTAGATCAGATGCTGGCAGCTCCAGATCGTTTTTACTATGCCATTGTGGACAAGGAGAGTGGCAAGGCGCTGGGAACCTTCGCTTTAATGAGGATTGACCGAGGCAACCGTGTCATTGAGGTGGGGTCTGTGACCTATTCGCCCAAGCTGAAGCGCACCAGACTGGCTACGGAAGCCCAGCACTTGCTGGCGCGCTATGTCTTTGAAGAGTTGGAGTATCGCCGCTACGAATGGAAATGCGATGCACTCAATCAGCCTTCAAGGCGCGCAGCAGAAAGGCTTGGTTTTACCTACGAGGGCACTTTTCGTCAGGCAGTTGTTTATAAGGGGCGCAACCGAGATACTGATTGGCTAGCCATGATTGACAGGGACTGGCCAGCGGTCAAAACCCGTTTAGAAAAATGGCTAAGCCCAGATAATTTTGATGAAAATGGGCAACAAATAAAAGCCTTATCTGATTTTTAA
- a CDS encoding V-type ATP synthase subunit F — translation MASKTYKIGVVGNRDAILPFRLIGFPTFPVTEATDVVNTLRRLSREDFAIIYLTEDMAAEIPETLAYYDKQVLPAIILIPNHKGVTGLGQRRIRKNVEKAVGQDIL, via the coding sequence ATGGCCAGTAAAACTTATAAAATTGGTGTGGTGGGGAACCGCGATGCCATTCTGCCTTTTCGCCTGATTGGTTTTCCGACTTTTCCAGTCACCGAAGCGACCGATGTGGTGAATACTTTACGACGACTGAGCCGAGAAGATTTTGCTATTATTTATTTGACAGAAGACATGGCTGCTGAAATCCCTGAAACGCTGGCTTACTATGATAAGCAAGTGTTGCCAGCGATTATCTTAATCCCGAATCATAAAGGAGTAACAGGATTAGGACAGAGACGTATTCGTAAGAACGTAGAAAAAGCAGTTGGACAGGATATATTGTGA
- a CDS encoding V-type ATPase subunit: MNEKTFAQVNTEISIHESSFLSLAQYEQLLRTFTSESRSAALEGTVYNLDHEQLTDLNAIERFLMKHLFAEYAWAFEVSPESALVEFFTLKYTYHNLKVLLKHKATGLNLKHLLISVGPYPLDILEHLVATFSAEHCPKFMADEVAATWAEYQDYQDVRVLEIGMDLAYFKHLKSLESAFEDERLKQLVRLTIDFYNAVTVQRAIRHQKPHSFMTQLLSDDGSLTSAEWIELAEKGHLASWFSKVNPLEFDAELSIYEEKLRSGKLTNLELEYLADLVQFKLLEQGRFETSGPLPLARYLLGKELEVKNLRLILTGLTNQLPVEIIKERMRPIYGQ, encoded by the coding sequence ATGAATGAAAAGACCTTCGCTCAAGTGAATACAGAAATTAGCATTCATGAGAGTAGCTTTTTAAGCCTAGCGCAATACGAGCAGTTGTTGCGGACTTTCACTTCTGAAAGTCGATCAGCAGCTTTGGAAGGAACGGTTTATAATCTGGATCATGAGCAACTAACAGACTTAAATGCGATTGAGAGGTTTCTCATGAAACATTTGTTTGCAGAGTATGCTTGGGCTTTTGAAGTTAGTCCAGAATCTGCTTTGGTGGAGTTTTTTACGCTCAAATATACCTATCACAATCTTAAGGTGTTGCTTAAGCACAAGGCGACAGGTTTGAATTTAAAGCATCTGTTGATTTCTGTTGGACCTTATCCTTTAGATATTTTGGAGCATTTGGTTGCAACCTTTTCTGCTGAACATTGTCCTAAATTTATGGCGGATGAAGTGGCGGCGACTTGGGCGGAATATCAAGATTATCAAGATGTACGCGTTCTGGAAATTGGAATGGATCTGGCTTATTTCAAGCACTTAAAAAGCTTGGAGTCTGCATTTGAAGATGAGCGGCTCAAGCAACTGGTGCGGTTGACAATTGATTTTTATAATGCAGTAACGGTGCAGCGAGCGATTCGGCACCAAAAACCGCACAGTTTTATGACACAGTTGTTATCAGATGACGGCTCTTTGACGAGTGCAGAATGGATTGAGTTGGCAGAAAAAGGTCATCTTGCTAGCTGGTTTTCCAAAGTTAATCCACTAGAATTTGACGCAGAACTAAGCATTTATGAAGAAAAACTGCGTTCGGGTAAACTGACAAATCTTGAACTGGAGTATCTAGCAGACTTGGTTCAGTTTAAGCTCTTAGAGCAAGGGCGATTTGAAACAAGTGGTCCGCTTCCGCTCGCTCGTTATTTATTGGGAAAAGAGTTAGAAGTGAAAAATCTTCGACTTATTTTGACTGGTTTGACGAACCAACTTCCAGTAGAGATTATCAAAGAAAGGATGAGACCGATTTATGGCCAGTAA
- a CDS encoding V-type ATP synthase subunit K: MQAFSSYFSTYGGAFFAALGVVFAIFLSGIGSARNVGSTGQAAAALLKEQPEKFVSALILQLLPGTQGLYGFVIGILIFFKIQPEMALQTGLALFFAALPIGIVGYYSAKYQGNVATAGMQILAKRPEDVMKGVILAAMVETYAILAFVVSLLMVLNVK; encoded by the coding sequence ATGCAAGCTTTTTCATCTTACTTTTCAACTTACGGTGGTGCCTTTTTCGCAGCACTCGGTGTGGTTTTTGCGATTTTCCTCAGCGGTATTGGCTCTGCGCGTAATGTCGGATCAACCGGTCAGGCTGCGGCAGCCCTGTTAAAAGAGCAACCTGAGAAATTCGTCAGTGCTTTGATTTTGCAACTTTTGCCAGGTACGCAAGGTTTGTATGGTTTTGTTATCGGGATTTTGATTTTCTTTAAAATTCAACCTGAGATGGCTCTTCAAACAGGTCTAGCCCTCTTTTTTGCCGCACTTCCAATCGGAATCGTTGGTTATTATTCTGCTAAATACCAAGGAAATGTCGCGACAGCTGGCATGCAGATTTTGGCAAAGCGACCTGAAGATGTCATGAAAGGGGTTATCCTTGCTGCCATGGTAGAAACTTATGCTATCCTTGCCTTTGTTGTATCTCTTTTGATGGTTTTAAATGTGAAATGA